The following nucleotide sequence is from Euleptes europaea isolate rEulEur1 chromosome 3, rEulEur1.hap1, whole genome shotgun sequence.
CTGCCACAGGCAGACTCAATCAAGGTACTTATTGGGTTGGGATATGGAGAAGGTTGGGTTACTCTTGACAACTTTCAGCATCTTTCTAGGGTGACACTTCGAGACACTCATCCACATGACAAAACTGAGATGTAATGTTATATTTATGCAAAATTTCTAATCACTTATTTTGCATCATTAACTTTGATGTTATTAGGCTTATAGCTAAAAGGATTTCCAACTATGATTTTGGAAAGTATCACCAAGTTTCCTTTCTCATTTAACAGTAAAGAAGAAATATTGGCAATGGCTGATGAAGACATATGGAATAATTCCAGGGCTTCAGGTATAAAACCCCACTCAATTAGTTCTTCTTTACTGCacatgttaattaaaaaaagagagagagagagaatgtaacAAAGCATCCTGATGGATATTATTCAAGTGAATTTTTGTTAACTCCCTCAGAGTCAAGCATCCCCAAAATTCGTTGTTTGGATGTGGATGACAATGAAATTaaacaaagcaaagaaaatgTAAAAGATAAAAATGTGGAACATAATGAAGAAGATAACGAAGACAATGAAAAAGAATTAGAATTGCTGGTAAGTGTTAGCCTGTTATATGTATATTGTTCGACAATATGAATTTGTTCCTCAAAAACAGTGAAATCCTCTCCAACCTCTAAAGTCTTTAAAAGTATACTAAATAATGTCTGTGATACTTCCTTTGCATCTGTAACCTGAGCAACAGCCTAAGGTATATGGATTTGGTCTATTTCATTACATTTGAGTGGTCTTAAATAATAacatctttcttcttttttatcaCAGGCTATACTGACTATTTGAAAACACTAGAAGAATAATATTTCAGAGTCCTCTCTTTCTGGCCTCTGTGATCAGTATATACTTAATACACACAATTTCTGTTCAGTAAGACATCTATACTTAGAGGGCTTTACATAGACCATAGTGGGATACTGTCTGGCCTGAAGTGGCTCCTTATGAGGCTCACTATGTAGCAACTGCAACCCTGTGAAGAGCCATTGCTTGTAGAAGCTGCTGCCCACTGGGTGAGGTGAATTTTATTGTACCTCACTACTCtacactttgttttttttttgttttgtttttttagtttccCTTTTCTTCCCAGCTCAACAAATTCTGGACCAGGAGAGGGGGCAATACTGGTAGGTAGGGTCTTCCAATCCTATTTAAGTCCTTTTTCCCGTGGCCCCCAGGCATCATGGACATGACTAGTAACTGTCAATTGCAAAACAGGCAATTTTCACTGGCAATTTCCATGGCACAGGTTTAATCTGCACAATTTTTACAAAATAAGGTTGGCTTCAACTTGCATTTTAGGTCACAAAGGAAGAACAGGCAGCCATTGACACACAGCAGTTGCTCTGAAGCAGGTATCAGTTGTATGCATAGGATAAATAATTTTGAAGAATAACGGTGATTGCTTGTGACTACATGAAAGCTGAAACACAAGGGAATAAGAGCACTACACAGCCCATTAGGATGATGTGGTGAATAGATTCTTTACTCATAATCACGAAGCCTCCCTAACTCTTAACTTTAGGAAAGTTCAAAGTTGTCATCCGGCATAGAATCCTTAACTGCCAGAAAATCAACATCtcagtattctttttttttaaagagagagcaaTAAAAAGATATATATAATGATAAAATGCAGTACACTCAACAGTATCCTTATATAATGAATAGCCTCACATTTAAtagttcacttaaaaaaaaaatcccagtgatCATCCGTATACTAAATGAGGAGTATATGTGTgtcattctgattttaatttacCTTATGTGCTGCGTAATGAATTAAACAATGGAGGTCTATAATAAATGGAAATGCAACCAAATCTTTGAAACCCATAGGCAATGGCTCACAAGACAGCTCGGCAGTTGACAAGTAACATGAGCCTTATGTGAGAAGAAGGGGAAATTGTAAGATTTGCATATAATTATTGAGATCATGCAAATGTCAGTtatgaggagggagagagagggggaaaaaaccaggcATCTCACTATTAAATCCTGACAGTTGGCATCACTGAAGAGCTCAGATACATTTGAGCGCCAGTTGGCAGAGGGTCATTAAAACAGAATTTGCAGAAACATTagttccttcccttttctttgagTGACGTTTTACTATTAATAGTTTGCAGAGGCTTTGCAGAAAACATATTAATAAGAGATACTGTAATGGGGGTATCTGCCGCAAGTGTAAATGTAACAAGGGGTGCCCAAGAAACTATCCTCTAATTGATTGGTATGGAACCATCAATCTGACGATTGAGAAGCAAGGCAAGAATGCCCTGACAAGCAAACGCAGTTGAATAATATAATGTGAGACTTCGAAGAGAGGGAAGAAACTTCTTCGTTTCTGGCCTTCTCTTTGCTAACTTGTTTTGCACTTTCTTGAGGACTCTAAAACATTCAGGTCTGAAGCCAGTAAAAGGGTCCTGAGAGGAATGAAGCAGAGATAATCCTCATCGTATTTGTCAGTGTGCAAAAGTGTCTTTATTTTACTGGACAATGCCATACATTCTCCAGCTTTGATACACTGTGTCAATGCACtcactttaaaataaaacatgccTGTGAATTAGTTGAGCTTCCCTTGTAGAGAATATATTCTCTTTAGGATTCATTTGTATGAAATGGACTCGCAGCTTACTGAGCTCATGaataaagagaaagagagaacggGCGGGACCATGTAAAAGAGAGCATGCTATTTTCTTTCTTACTCAGCCATTTAAaaccctttatttaaaaaaaaatacacgtAGTATAAATTTTGTAACTGATTTAGAACATATTTTCCTGAAAGATTTTTTatctgaaaaaaatgttttttgtaaTCACCTTCACTTTCAGacatatggatggatggatggatggatggatggatggacagacatACATACAGGCAGATATGGTTACTCTCTCTATACACACACGTTTTCTGACCATTCTTTTTGATTCTGTTGTTTCAGCTCAGATATCACTTCACAAGAACCAGAGGTTCTTCCAGGGATGAAAACAATGCATACCTATCCGAGCCAGTTAAATTTCCAaatgaccaacaagatttgggggagaGGGTCAACTCTGGCTTGGTTAGGCaacccctgcctatcagctgtttgaCAGAACATGTTTTACAAGAGCAAGAATTGCAAAATACTCAGAAGTATTCCACAGGATATGATTATAGCCAGTTACCCCCTGAAAAACATTCTGCAGTGGAGTCAGTAAACAATAGTGCACAGTCTTTGGAATGTTTCAGTACAAGTGAAACCCTTTTAACACAGGAGTATTGGCCTGGAACAAAGGAAAATGAGGCTGCTTATAGTACAGATGTTATTGCAAGCAAACAAGTAATGAGTCATGAAGATGTTCCCAAAGATGAAACTGATAGTGCCCCAGGAAGTAAAACAATAGAGAGGTTGTTCATCAGTGAGGATGATTATGATCAGCACCAAGAAGGCTGGGAAAGAAGATCAGAAACAATTCCCTTAAATCAAGGTGAGCCAATCCAGTTAAAGGAAAGTATATTGGGAGGACAGGGTGACAACATGGAGCCAGTACATGAGCAATATGTGCAAAGAACTTTTCCCCAAACCTCAGAATCATCTTTGGAAAACATTTTCATAAATAAACCTATAAAGGAGATCTTTGATAACAAAACCCAGCCACATTTAAGAGGAACATTACATGACAACATCTTTGCTGATGTTGATGTAGCAATAACTTCGTTAGGAAGTCCACATACCAAAGATGATGATGTAGAAGAAAAATATATGACAGAGTATAATATTGATATGGGAAAAGAAATCAAATTGAACATTTTAGAACATCCTTCAGAAGAGAAACAAGTGTACCCTTTAACAACAAACCCTGCTGATACAAAGTATCTTGCTGAAATACAAAATCAGTCATGGTTGTACACCACAGATAGTTATGAATTAGGCATAGCAACTGAGGTAAGCCAAGGAGAAGTCATGAGGCCTTCCAGTGAGCTTGGTGAAATTCAAGCTGAGGCAATTCATGAATCAGCAGGACCACCATGGTTAAATGATAATGACAGCTCAGTCAGAAGAAACAAAGAACAAGGAAGTTCCATTGTAAGTAAAGATTTTAACAGAATGAACAACCAATATTCAGAAGACACTAATAAAGTTCAATTTTGCACAAGTAACCCCAATTTAGAAACAACAACAGACGAAGGAATCTCCACTCACTCTGCATCAATAAATCAAGAGGATGTGTTTGATGCTGGGGGGAATGTAGAAAAAGGAAAGTACTGTCAGAGCTATGACCCAGAAAACATAAgtattttggaggcagagccctgCCAAAATGAACCTGACAGGGTTATAACTGATGATCACAGCAATAGGGTTGGGCTGGGGAATCAAAGTTGGAGTGCCTTAGAAAGTCAGTTtgcagaaagggaaagggaagccaATAAAAGAGTGCAAATGAAAGAGCTAACAGGTGGCGAAGCCATGTGGGGAATTAGAGATAATACAAGATGTTTGAATGTAACTCCCACAGATGAATTGTTTACCTGCCAAGACCCGGTGAGATTTGAAGAGTCTTCCGTAGCTGAGTATGATAGTACAGGAGAAGCCGAGGCAGGTACAGCAGCTTATATAATTAAAATGACATCAGAAAGTACTCCAGAAAAAATGTCTGCTAGTGAAGAAGCAGTAATTGTTAAGCTACCTCAAGAGACTGCACTAAGTGACAGGCCcacagaggaaaaggaaacagtgTTTGATATACATGAAGGGAGAAATGATGGTTCCCATTATCCTCTTTGTCAATGCAATACAGTGGGTGTATTATATGACACCAAATTTGAAAAGGAATCAGTTTCAGATATTTATAATGCACGCACACATGAAACAGCGCAAGAAGAAATGATGTCAGTATCCAATGCAAGCAAAAAGTTTGCCAGAGCAGAACATAACAGTGGAAATGATTCACCATTAGGTGAAATATTATGGACTTCTGCTGCAGAAGGAAAAACAATCATGAAGCAGGATTTATCTTCTGAAACATCTCTTAATGCTTCACAATATCCTCAGCCAGGCCTGCACCATGAACAGGCTGAAGAGGAAAGCGTTTGGGAAACATTTCCCCATGTAGGTactaaaactgaacacaaaatTTCTCCTTCTAATATAAATACTGTGGCCAGCTCTTATGAAAGTGCATCAACCCCAGTTTCTGAAGAGTCCATGGGAGTTTATACTGCTGAAAGAGGCAATGTATCCCCTCCATACATGGAACCTTCAGTCAATATTTCAGCCAGGTTAGGATGCATCTTCAGCCCAACAAATGTAGTAACTGACTTTATTCCAAATATTTCCTCAGAGGTTGAACTTGGAGATCTTCCTCAGAGTTCAGCACTGTTGCCTTCTcgtgaggaaggaggaaggagtgTAAGTGAATTTGTCCATAAACCAGAGCTCAAGTTAGGAATGTTTTCAGGGCCAACCATTTTAATCAGTGAGCCCActgaagaaagggaagagacaagCTCTGAATCTGAAGGAATAACTGAAGAGAAAATACTGTACTTGAATAATGAAGGATGTGACAACCTGCCGAGGTTTGACCATGCAGAAATTCCTGGCCAGCAAAATGAAGCTTGTAGTTTAGCTGCTGAATGCCTAGTTTTAAAGCAAATTGGTTACAAAATACTTTatttcctcttgtttgttgtGTTTTGTGTAACTCTGTACCACTATGATTTAATTGTTTGCTTTGCAATGTACCTATTTTCATTGTATTGGCTATATTGCGAGGGCAGGAGAAGTAAGGAATCTGTCAAAAAGGAGTAAAGACCTCTCTGTCTTTGTGAAGTACTTAACATTTAATCTCAGTATGTCCCAAAGGACAGCAAGTCCACTCTTAGAACCAATGCAAGATCCACCCCTTCCCCCCGAAGCATAGCTTAAAGGAATGCACATGAAGTTTGCTCCTTCATAATAAGTAATTATTCTGCATAGGACCATTATGTTTGGATCATTAAATACCGATATGAATATGAGTTCTGAAGCACATCAAGTTAAAATTAAATACAGCTGCTGTTCCTTATCAAGTTATGGAGATGTGAAGCTTCAGCCTTTTCAGATTATATTGCATTCATTTGTTTTGTGGTAAAGCTTCATTTTCCccccagaggtttttttttttttttttttggtaaaggtTTTATATAGCAAGTAAATAAAGAGGGAATGGCATTATGACTAACTCAGTAATAAGGCATATCCTGCACATGAGTTCCTGTACTGGCATAGTCACTaaaatggaaagaagaaaaacagactccccccccccactgcaccaAACTTATGGTACCATGTTGCCTGGGACTTTTGCACACCATTCCTCGACCTGAGCTCATCCCATGATGTCCCTGTTTTGTCAAGCGAGCAAATGGGAACCAGTATTGGTTTGTAGAGTTTTAACGCATTGGATTAGTGCACCAGAGCCTTCTTTCCCCTCCAGATTATGCCCTCTGGACATGCCTTTACTATTAATATTGACCACGGGCACAACCTCCTGGGAAGTTCCCTTGTGCATGCACCATTGAGATGTATAAGAGATACACAAGAGCACAAAGACTATGCGCCATACATCCAGTGATCTACTAGTATTATTAACCAGGACTTTTGCTAGAACACATTTCATAAGTTAAATAGGAGGGCTTCTCTGTAATGAGC
It contains:
- the PPP1R3A gene encoding protein phosphatase 1 regulatory subunit 3A, yielding MESFEEPGRISKENLLEVPTSNDSLSEDEDVKSTLEARFSPSPRRRNSDSSEETEPEAPSTIARKVSFADAFGFDLVSVKEFDTWEVPTTLPNDDLEDEVVPVEEFYLMPLFTLPTTQEELLQKVRAQKVWLESVEFLPGITCMKGIIRVLNISFVKLVYVRMSLDNWLTYYDILAEYVPNSCDGETDQFLFKISLVPPYQRDGAKVEFCIRYETSVGIFWANYNHRNYILMCHKNETAPVEDTKLQEDTDKHIKGCLKSTLNSKEEILAMADEDIWNNSRASESSIPKIRCLDVDDNEIKQSKENVKDKNVEHNEEDNEDNEKELELLLRYHFTRTRGSSRDENNAYLSEPVKFPNDQQDLGERVNSGLVRQPLPISCLTEHVLQEQELQNTQKYSTGYDYSQLPPEKHSAVESVNNSAQSLECFSTSETLLTQEYWPGTKENEAAYSTDVIASKQVMSHEDVPKDETDSAPGSKTIERLFISEDDYDQHQEGWERRSETIPLNQGEPIQLKESILGGQGDNMEPVHEQYVQRTFPQTSESSLENIFINKPIKEIFDNKTQPHLRGTLHDNIFADVDVAITSLGSPHTKDDDVEEKYMTEYNIDMGKEIKLNILEHPSEEKQVYPLTTNPADTKYLAEIQNQSWLYTTDSYELGIATEVSQGEVMRPSSELGEIQAEAIHESAGPPWLNDNDSSVRRNKEQGSSIVSKDFNRMNNQYSEDTNKVQFCTSNPNLETTTDEGISTHSASINQEDVFDAGGNVEKGKYCQSYDPENISILEAEPCQNEPDRVITDDHSNRVGLGNQSWSALESQFAEREREANKRVQMKELTGGEAMWGIRDNTRCLNVTPTDELFTCQDPVRFEESSVAEYDSTGEAEAGTAAYIIKMTSESTPEKMSASEEAVIVKLPQETALSDRPTEEKETVFDIHEGRNDGSHYPLCQCNTVGVLYDTKFEKESVSDIYNARTHETAQEEMMSVSNASKKFARAEHNSGNDSPLGEILWTSAAEGKTIMKQDLSSETSLNASQYPQPGLHHEQAEEESVWETFPHVGTKTEHKISPSNINTVASSYESASTPVSEESMGVYTAERGNVSPPYMEPSVNISARLGCIFSPTNVVTDFIPNISSEVELGDLPQSSALLPSREEGGRSVSEFVHKPELKLGMFSGPTILISEPTEEREETSSESEGITEEKILYLNNEGCDNLPRFDHAEIPGQQNEACSLAAECLVLKQIGYKILYFLLFVVFCVTLYHYDLIVCFAMYLFSLYWLYCEGRRSKESVKKE